In Phycisphaerae bacterium, the DNA window AGTCGAACCCCGCCATGCCGTGCACGACCAGTCCCATCGCCGTTCCCTGGAGAGCGAGGTTTTCGAACGCCGCCCCCGTGTCGAAGGTATGCACCGGGTTGGGATGGCCATTCCGCATGAACACCTTGTGGGAGAGCACGACGAGAAGCACGGCAGCCTTCTCGCACCATACCTGGTTGGCTTCCATGAGCAATCCGAAGAACGTCCCGAAGTGCTCCGTGTCCCGCTTGGCATAAAGAAAGCGCCACTCCTGCTCGTTGTAGGTCGACGGCGCCCAGCGTGCCGCCTCGAACAATGTCATCAAATCGTGGTCATCGATCGGTTCCCCGGTCATCGCCCGCGGCGACCATCGATGCCAGAGAATCTTCTCGATGGGATAGTCCGTCTTTCGGAACTCTCGGGGATCAGGAAGCTTGGACATGTCTCGTTTCCTTTTGCGTCGTCGGGCTACGTTCCCGGAATCCAGTGATTGTCGGCATCGAAAGCGGCGAAGGGAGTATAACCGCGGCACGCAAATCGCCAAGCCATGACCCGCCGTTGGAGACCGCTGGTTTCGATTCCATGTCAGCGCGGACGCGCTCTTGGACGTTGCGAAAGGAGATCAGGTTGCGGAGAGCATCTGCTTGGCCGACAGGTAGCGCTTGGCGGCCTTGATGCCTTCTCGATTGGCGGGGAAGCGGTGGCCGGTAATATCCGTCAGGGCCTGGGTGGCCACGCGTGCCTCGGGATGATCCGTCTCCAGCGTGGACGCGACCAGCGGGAGGCCGCGCTCGTCTCCGAGTCGCCCCAATGCCCCCGCGGCGCGGAGTGCGATCCGCCGATTGGTCCCGCGAAGGAGCTCCGCAAGTGACTCGATGCCTTGGAACAGCTTCGCGGATCCCACCGCCGCAATCGCCCGTTCCAGGACCGTCTCGTCGGAATCCTTGAGCATGGCCACGAGCGCATCGCGGGTCATGCGCGTGCGCATGCCGGCCAGGACATCGACGGCTTTCAACCGCACCGAGACCTCCCCGGACATGGCCAGTGTAATCACCGTCCGCTGCGCCTCGTGTCCGCAATCTTTCATGGCCGCGATGACCGAAAGCGTCTCCAGCGCGTTCTCGCAGCGGTTTCCGGACTTGCCTTCCGCGTCGGAACGGGTGTCGTCAAAACAAGGGGTAGTAACCTTCCCGCCACTGGGTTGTGCGGCGACCTCGGGCGTGCCCAGCGGTCGAACCTCGACCTGCTCGCCGGCGCGACTCTCGGCGATCCGATCCAGGAAGCGCAGCCCGACGCGAAACACGTTGGCGTTCTTCCGCCGGCACCAGGCGACCATGGATCGGACCCAGGACAGTTTGCCGTCGGTGGCCACGCGGACATTCACAATTTCGCCGCGGTACATCGGATGGGCCGAGTAGATGCATACGCCGCCACGCGAAACGTCGTGTACCGGGGCGCCGAAGGTCGGTACGCCGTCGGCGGTGGGCATCAGTCGCCCCACATAGGCTGCCTGGAGAATCGTTCGTCCGTTGCACTCGAAGCGGCGCGGCCGGGACCCCACGAAGCCTGCCACATTGGGTACCGGCTGATGCTCGTGGCGCGTGGAGAGTTCCTCTTCCGTACGCGTCGCCGCCGCGGGCGACTTGTCCATCCCGGAGAGGTGACGCCTGCAGGAAGAAACCCACAAGTTGAGCAGTTCGGCGTCGAACTGCCGCCCTGCCTGCGTGGAAAGAACGCGGTTGGCGTCTTCCGGCTCGAGTGAGGCACGATAGGACCTTCGGCCGATGAGCGCGTGAAACGAATCGACAATGGTCAGAATCTTGCTGCCCGTAAGCAGTTCGCCGCCGCCCAGGCCAATCGGGTATCCACGACCGTCGACGCGCTCGTGGTGTTGGAGGATGAATTGCCGCGCGAGCAGCGAAACCGTGGGATCCTCGCCGATCAGGCGGACCGACTCGATGGGGTGCTGGTGGATCATGGCCAGCTCGTCGCGCGTCAGTGTCCCGTTCTTGTTCAGCACGTTCTTCGGAATGGAGAGCTTGCCCAGATCGTGCAGAAGCCCCGCCATTGCGAGGCTGCGCAACGACTGCTCGTTGGAGCCGTAGAGCTCCGCGCCGAGAATGACCGCAAGCGTGGATACGATGAACATGTGACTGGCGGTGGAACGCTCGTGACCGGCCATGCGCAGCATGTATCCGGAAATCCCGGGATCGTGCAGAAGTCCGGCAAGAATCGTGTCCACCGTCCGTCCCGCCCGTGCGACCATGGGAGCATCCACAGGTCCGCCGATCAGGCTCTTGGCCACGGACGTACCGGCACTCTCCATGATCTCCGCCTTTTCGGCGGGGCCGATATCGGGATTGTTCAGCAATTCCGTGAGGCGACTCTCTACCGCTTGTTCGCACGTCTGGAGATCTTCAGCGCGGACGAAGAGATTCAGGACCCCGTGCTC includes these proteins:
- a CDS encoding nitroreductase family protein, coding for MSKLPDPREFRKTDYPIEKILWHRWSPRAMTGEPIDDHDLMTLFEAARWAPSTYNEQEWRFLYAKRDTEHFGTFFGLLMEANQVWCEKAAVLLVVLSHKVFMRNGHPNPVHTFDTGAAFENLALQGTAMGLVVHGMAGFDYDRAKKELNVPDDFKVEAMVAIGRPGDPADLPENLREREQPTGRNPIKKFVREGKFDF
- a CDS encoding HD domain-containing protein — encoded protein: MSSDPGFARIPTSAIRALTGERHADLEVFLPRTEGDTPILYRRAGAGLSEPDIARMREHGVLNLFVRAEDLQTCEQAVESRLTELLNNPDIGPAEKAEIMESAGTSVAKSLIGGPVDAPMVARAGRTVDTILAGLLHDPGISGYMLRMAGHERSTASHMFIVSTLAVILGAELYGSNEQSLRSLAMAGLLHDLGKLSIPKNVLNKNGTLTRDELAMIHQHPIESVRLIGEDPTVSLLARQFILQHHERVDGRGYPIGLGGGELLTGSKILTIVDSFHALIGRRSYRASLEPEDANRVLSTQAGRQFDAELLNLWVSSCRRHLSGMDKSPAAATRTEEELSTRHEHQPVPNVAGFVGSRPRRFECNGRTILQAAYVGRLMPTADGVPTFGAPVHDVSRGGVCIYSAHPMYRGEIVNVRVATDGKLSWVRSMVAWCRRKNANVFRVGLRFLDRIAESRAGEQVEVRPLGTPEVAAQPSGGKVTTPCFDDTRSDAEGKSGNRCENALETLSVIAAMKDCGHEAQRTVITLAMSGEVSVRLKAVDVLAGMRTRMTRDALVAMLKDSDETVLERAIAAVGSAKLFQGIESLAELLRGTNRRIALRAAGALGRLGDERGLPLVASTLETDHPEARVATQALTDITGHRFPANREGIKAAKRYLSAKQMLSAT